A DNA window from Thermosynechococcaceae cyanobacterium Okahandja contains the following coding sequences:
- a CDS encoding MnmC family methyltransferase, with protein MKLNDHGVTDGELMRCWLPQPTADGSVTFFSPEFGECFHSRAGAQQEALEKFAIATALPTKRHRSHLTLLDICYGLGYNTAAALEVIWQTPPHCHVTVIGLELDATVPRAAIAHLPPWSDAVVAVLEGLATQQRYRSPTCEAELRLGDARQTIQDLVAGGFQADAIFLDPFSPQRCPHLWTVEFLGQVAQCLAADGYLATYSRAAAVRSALLAAGLHLGTLPVSAPQASHEWSQGTLARWQPTGLIPLSAMEQEHLQTRAGIPYRDPLLADTPAQIQARRHREQQTSDRESTSQWRRRWGIH; from the coding sequence GTGAAACTCAACGATCATGGCGTAACGGATGGTGAACTGATGCGGTGCTGGTTGCCGCAACCAACGGCAGATGGCTCAGTAACGTTTTTTTCGCCGGAGTTTGGCGAGTGCTTCCACAGTCGAGCCGGGGCACAGCAGGAAGCCCTCGAAAAGTTTGCGATCGCCACGGCACTGCCCACAAAACGCCACCGTTCCCATCTTACCCTCCTAGATATTTGCTATGGCTTGGGCTACAATACCGCCGCTGCCCTAGAGGTCATCTGGCAAACGCCTCCCCATTGCCACGTCACGGTGATAGGCCTAGAGTTGGATGCTACGGTGCCGCGGGCGGCGATCGCCCACCTACCGCCATGGTCAGACGCAGTGGTGGCGGTTTTGGAGGGCTTGGCGACTCAGCAGCGCTACCGCAGCCCTACCTGTGAGGCTGAGTTGCGCTTAGGGGATGCCCGCCAGACGATTCAAGACTTGGTGGCCGGGGGGTTTCAGGCGGATGCGATTTTTCTGGATCCCTTTTCGCCGCAGCGGTGCCCCCACCTGTGGACGGTGGAATTTTTGGGGCAAGTCGCCCAGTGCTTGGCGGCGGATGGGTACTTGGCTACTTATTCGCGGGCGGCAGCGGTGCGATCGGCGCTCTTAGCCGCGGGTCTGCACTTGGGCACGCTACCGGTGAGTGCCCCCCAAGCCTCCCATGAGTGGTCCCAGGGCACCCTTGCCCGCTGGCAGCCCACAGGACTCATTCCCCTGTCGGCCATGGAACAGGAGCACCTGCAAACCCGCGCCGGTATTCCCTACCGCGATCCGTTGCTTGCGGATACCCCCGCCCAAATTCAGGCTCGGCGACACCGAGAACAGCAAACCTCTGACCGCGAATCCACCAGCCAGTGGCGGCGGCGCTGGGGTATTCACTGA
- a CDS encoding M50 family metallopeptidase: MAQFRPDRPELGVPSSPEAPRSILWLSSAAAATVILWQIPFGNYLLYPFTILATWFHEMGHGLTAILLGGYFRELVIFPNGSGFARYGGEVLLGRLGHGLVAMGGPLGPAVAGSLLILSSRSARATTLCLQALGIIILVSTLLWVRSLFGIVFMPLIGIGILLIAYRGSRWLKDFSIQFLGVQACISTFHQVGYLFTYAIPGGHLSDTGLLQKYLFLPYWLWGALISVLTVAILAWSLKTAYRSPPSLPQ, from the coding sequence ATGGCTCAGTTCCGTCCCGATCGCCCCGAGCTAGGGGTGCCCTCCTCCCCCGAGGCACCGCGCAGTATCCTCTGGCTTAGCAGCGCAGCGGCAGCAACGGTGATCCTGTGGCAGATTCCCTTTGGCAATTACCTGCTCTATCCCTTTACGATTTTAGCCACTTGGTTTCACGAGATGGGCCATGGCCTCACGGCAATTCTGTTGGGGGGCTATTTTCGGGAATTAGTCATTTTCCCCAATGGCTCAGGGTTTGCCCGCTACGGCGGTGAAGTCTTACTGGGGCGGCTTGGCCATGGGTTAGTGGCCATGGGTGGCCCCCTAGGACCGGCAGTGGCTGGCAGTCTTCTGATTTTGTCGTCCCGCTCTGCCCGTGCCACGACGCTGTGCCTTCAGGCCTTAGGCATCATCATCCTAGTCTCCACCCTGTTGTGGGTGCGCTCCCTCTTTGGCATTGTCTTTATGCCCCTGATTGGGATCGGCATTTTACTGATTGCCTACCGCGGTAGCCGCTGGCTGAAGGACTTTAGCATTCAGTTTTTAGGGGTGCAAGCCTGCATCAGCACGTTCCATCAGGTGGGCTACCTATTCACGTACGCGATTCCGGGGGGGCACCTCTCCGACACGGGTCTGCTGCAAAAGTATCTCTTTTTGCCCTATTGGTTGTGGGGGGCGCTGATCTCGGTTTTAACGGTAGCTATCCTCGCCTGGAGCCTCAAAACCGCCTATCGCTCGCCGCCGTCCCTGCCTCAGTGA
- the infC gene encoding translation initiation factor IF-3 has protein sequence MINERIRFPRVRVVDSDGSQLGIMTSQEAMAIAREKELDLVLVSDKADPPVCKIIDYGKFRFEQEKKAREARKKQHTSDVKEVKMRYKIEEHDYNVCINRAERFLKAGDKVKATVTFRGREIQHSHLAEELLKRMANDLQAVAEVQQAPKQEGRNMIMFLAPKR, from the coding sequence ATGATTAATGAACGCATCCGTTTTCCACGGGTGCGCGTTGTTGATAGTGATGGTTCTCAGTTGGGCATCATGACATCCCAAGAGGCCATGGCGATCGCCCGCGAAAAGGAATTGGATCTGGTGCTTGTCAGTGATAAAGCTGACCCACCAGTGTGTAAAATCATCGACTACGGCAAGTTTCGCTTCGAGCAGGAAAAGAAAGCCCGCGAAGCGCGCAAAAAGCAGCACACCTCAGACGTAAAAGAGGTGAAAATGCGCTACAAAATTGAAGAACACGACTATAATGTTTGCATTAATCGCGCCGAGCGTTTCCTGAAAGCGGGTGATAAAGTCAAAGCAACGGTCACCTTTCGCGGTCGCGAGATTCAGCACTCCCATCTGGCGGAAGAATTGCTCAAGCGCATGGCCAACGATTTACAGGCGGTAGCCGAGGTGCAGCAAGCCCCCAAGCAGGAAGGCCGCAATATGATTATGTTTTTGGCTCCCAAACGTTAA